The genomic region aatccaacaacacaCTAGTTCCACTACAAATACTTGGAAATCCTCCAAAGCGCAAACACACTGCACAATAGATACAAAACCATCTTGGGAGAGAGATAGTTAACATGACCCCCAAGTTATGAGGCTGGCCAATAAAGCTAGTAAAAAAGTCTAGTTCTTTCAAAGTCTTatcaaaaaaataagaaaagagtGAAGATTCTGACGGACAAAAAAATGAATACCTGCACTAGACGAGTAGCTCCTTTGTGTCCGCAGCTTCAAACTCAAGCTTCAACAAATAGAAAAGAAACTTATTTAGCAATGAAAGAGGTGTGAGACAAAGCAACCCCCACAGTAACAATTAGCTACTACGCAATTAAGCAGTAGCATTCTCATCCTAACAGTCAAGGAAAAAGGCCAACCAGAATGAGATCATACCTGGATTCCTTTTTACTCAGCACTTCCGTAGTTCCCATCTTTAGAGTCATGCTTGTAATATTTCTTCTAGAAACTCCCACAGTTGGTGGCTGTACATGGCACAAACAAAATCAGTAATGTGGCAATATAACCATGCATAAAAGCATCACAAAACAAATAATAAGGATCAGATAGGACAGCAGGAGATAAACAAACCCACTAACCATAAGAAAATCAGAGTTAGAAACCCTTTGAAAATGCCTGATGCTGTATCTGCTTCCACTCCATCTACTGGAAGACATATGCTGCTTATAATTGATCTTCAAAGCATCTGGTTCACACATACATATGATAAGATAAAACCACCTCCATAAGAAAAAGATATGACCATCCAGATTTAGTCTTTTACAATATAAAGTTGGTCCAAAGGATGGAAAAAAAGTGAAGCTGGACAATTGCAAAAACGATCAAATTTTTGCAGTTTCGTCAAACATGAAAAAAAAGGTAAAGTGGCAGTCATAATTTGCTAGACAGGATAGAGTTAAAATATCTTTCACTTCTATTGATTACCAATGTTCTTAAACCCTACTGTCTCTCAGTGAAAACAGCGGCAGATTATGTTCAACAAAAATGAGAAATTTATGATAGTCATAGTCTGACATTAAGCATATGGAACTATGGAAGGGAAAAAAACTATCCTATTACTAATTTCATCTTTTTGTCCCAAAATGTGCACATATGACTGCCTTCATAAAATCATAACCAAACATTTTGGCCCACGTTCTTGGACCTGACTTTATTTGAGGATGGGGTATAAGTTTATGACATCCTTACAAGGCTATAACACTACTCATACATCAAAAATCAGAAAAATAGAATCTCATTAGAAGAACATTAACATTAAATTGACAATTGTATAAGCAACTTCCAAGCTACAAGAGCTGCTTTCATGCCATGCCTAGACAAAACTATTGCATTGGTGCTTACAAAGATTTAAAAAACCACAGTTATATAGGTTACAATTAGAGACAAAGGAGTATAGCTCACAATGCTACGTATCTGCAAGATTttctaaatataaacaaacttaTTTGtaatatcacaataccatagaCCAGATAAAGGTCTGAACAAAGGCTGCAAGCTCTGCATGTGGTCCAGGTAAACCAAATTGTTGGGGTTGTTGTCTTTAAATAGCGACCATCAATTAATGTATTTCTTTTACGCACCAAAACGTAACCTCTCCGTCAAAAGCTTCCCTATTATCTCTTATACTATATTCTTCTACCTTGATTGTTGACACTCTTGCCATTCCTATACATCACAGTTACAAAGTACTGTTTCATACAAGCCTATTTGTGAAGCTAGAAAGTGATAATTTTCTGTTTTAAGGACATTGATCAACAGGATTAGAAAGTTGGGAGCCTTTGTTTCGTGTTTTAATTAGAATATTTGTCGATTTCTTAGGTTGTAAAGGCAGGGGGCGgggcaattaaattaattagtcAAACTTGCTCCCTCTGATTAAACAAATTCTTTACATATTCCCTTTTGGGTGTTTCAACAGGTTCTTTATGTTTCCTTTTGTGGAAACTTGTACACATAATCAATTACTAATTTACCCTTATGAATACCACTAAGAAATCACTTCCCCTCTCACCCTTATCAACCACCCAACCAACCTACCATCACCCAGAACCATCGACACCATTCACCAACTCACTCCCACGTGCCGGAACAAGCTCCCCGTTAAGTGCCCCCATTTGCCAAAACAAACTACCTCCCAAGTGGCCCCACCTAGCTGAAAAACACTGATTGACGAACACCACCCCAACTCCGACAAACACCAACCAGACCCCCTTGAAAACTAGTCCCCACCCTCGATACACCAGGCCCCGCCTTCAAATACCCTTTCCCACCCTAAAAACCTCTAGAATTATTGAGGGTGGGAGAGGGGCTTTTTAGGGTGGGACATGGTGTTTCAAGGGTGGGGGCTGCTTTTCAACAGGGTGAGATTGATGTTCAACGGCGGAGAGACGGTGTTTGTCAAGGGTAGGGATCGTTGCTTCGGATTGGGCGAAGTTTATGACACACTTCTGGTTGTTTTTGACATCCTCCGGCAAACATGTGTGGTTCACAGAGTTCTCCGGCGGGCTTGGTTTAGTCTGGTGAAACATGTGGGGGTGGGTGGATGGGTGACCTACGGTGGTTGGTTGGGATGAAGTGTGTGACTAGGTGTAGTTGGTGACTAGGTAGAGGAAAGGGTAAAAGTGGAAATAATTAATGCATACCCCACTTATTTTACCTTTCCTAAAAAAACCGCACAAAAAGTAAATGTAAAGAACCTGTTGAGTCGGAGGGAGAATAATCTTAGCATCACAAGAGGAAAACGGATTTGTGCTGTAGTGCGCATCACTAGCCGCATGGGAATTTCCCATATTTGGAATTGCCTTAGACCCACACATGAGGCATATGAATAATCAAACCCGACAGTTACAAGACAGCTAATGGCCCACAAGCTTCCTAATTTAACAAACAAGAAACTACCAACTACAGAACAGCCCCCTCTTACAATTGCACATGTAGCTCATCTCAGAAGAAGCTAAAAATTTAGGACATAGTGTCCAAGCTCACAGAGCACATTACGTACTATATTACAAGGTATACTGATAAATCAAACGTGACAAATATGAAATGGCAACTATAACTATGTTTGGAATGATTAATGGTCAAAGCAGACACGGCATGATATTAATGTAAGAAAGTGTAGTACTCGGAACTACATATACAAATTCTCATTCAAGACACGGTTTTTTGTACGAGTGTCACTTGTGAAATCTAAATCATCCCATTTACCAACAGGAATATTATCAAACTATCCTGGGAAGATACAGGCGATTCACAGTATTTTTATCAGATTAAAATAATGATTTATACAACCGTTTCAAGTGAGACCAATGGGAAAGTGTAAGTAAAAGTCCGGCATACCTTGGACTGTCTCAACAGACGGGCGAACATCATGAGAAAATCGCCGGATTAATTTGGCAGGCGCCTGACGCATCGACCTTGACGTAACCTTATACTGTACAATCATTCCAAAAACAACAAGATATCATAATTGTCAACATACAATTGCACTCAGATTAATGCTTTAATTAAGTCAATCAGGCTATTGATAaaattgagcataaatcatacGTGGAGTACTAATTATATCAGATTATTACATATCAATTAAAATTGTATTCAAATTCGAGATTCGATCTTTGATAATTAAATTACCAAACATCAAATCCCATTCAAAATTTAGCGAAAACATCGAAATTGAATCCTAAGATATCATGAACATCATATTCACAATAATTCTTCAATACAGTAAAATATGGAGATAaaactgaattgaattgaatgaaataataataataataataataataataataataataataataataataataataataataataataataataataataataataataataataataataataataataataataataataataataaaaacacatAAATAAAGAGAGAGTAAAATTGGAAATGAAAAATCGCATACCATTGTAAATGAAGATCTGAAGGAAAGTTAGGGGTGGAGTTAGACCTaaagattgagagatgaggttcgGAACTGAAGGTGTATTGTGGTTTGTGTAAAGGGGTCAATTCAAAGCAAAAGTGCGGAGAAAGTCGACGTTAAATGACTACTTATGATTATTGAATCGTTCGTTGCCCTTACCCTTTGCCTCTTGCCAACCCCTAAAACATGGATTACTTGGATCGGTTACGGGTTTGGGTTAAAACAAGTCTAGGTTCTAAAATAATCTTTTGTGTTATATTCGGTCATAATCTTTTACGATATTCGGTCGTAATCTTTCGCGATTTACTCGGTTGTAGGTTATGGACTTATAATAGGTTTAAATTGAATATCATCATATTGACGTGCTTAGGATAAGTAAATTGAGTAAGAATTTAAAGGGTATTTTTATTTTGATTGTTCAATGCAATGATTCAAGTGTAATTTATGTTATCAAGTATTCACAACAAATTAGAACGTCACATTTGTATTGTTAATTAATTGTTTGGTTCTCAAATCTCTGACCTGTTGCAAAACAGTTGCAAGCAAATACTAGAAAATTTCACGTATGCTAAGTTTGTCACTGTTGGTGTCATGCGTCTTCTGCGTTTTCTTCTAATTGGATTCTTCATCAACTTGATACGTAAACAATAATAATTTTTGTATGTTAACTCAAGACTAATTGACTAAACATAAGATATCATTCAGATTTACCACCAAAATATTTTGTACAATTACAAGGTTGAATTACAAGGTGTATGTATAATGAAGACATATTACATAGCAATTTCGAGTATCATCATGACTCATCGGCTTTTGGTTCCAGGGTAACAGGTATCTTCTCTTGATGGTCACCTCGCAAAACCTCAACAATAACCTGAAATATTACGCAAACAACTAAAGCAAAGCCAAATAAACAGCTTGGATTTAAAGTACTCAAAAACACCAAGATCAAGAGTATACCTTATCTCCCACTTTGCAGCTGTCAAGAATTCTGTACAAATCGCTACCATTGCTGACCTTTTTCCCATTGATTGACGTTATGATATCGCCTAATACAAGCCGACCATAGCCGTCTCGTTTTGTAGGCAGAAGGCCCTGCAATTACAGTAACCAAAAGGATATTCAAATGCCAACCATGAGATTAGTTAAGAGTATTTCATGGAAGTTGACTATGTTTGGTTATCGATCTTACTGCTTTCCCAGCGGGACCCTCAGGAGGAGCGTCTAACACAAGCACCCCGCTAACGCCAAGTTGTTCTACTGATTGGTCCGGGGCAAACTTGATTCCGAGAATAGGTCTAGTGACCTTCCCAAATTTGACAATCTGATCTACAATGCCACCTACCTGAAAAATAATGCAGATTATAAGAGTAAGGAAAGCATAGTTTTCTGCTCCTTTGGTCCCCAACTAATAAGGCATAGATGATAACCTACAGTATCAACTGGGATTGAAAATCCAACTCCAGAAGATGCACCAGAAGGAGAGTATATAGCTGTGTTGATCCCAATGAGGCTTCCAGAACTGTCAAGAAGAGGGCCTCCACTGTTACCAGGATTTATAGCTGCATCGGTTTGGATAACATCTTGAATCGGACGCCCAGTAGCCGCAGAGCTAATTTCCCTCCTAAGGCCACTGCAAGATATTTCACTGGTCAGGCCTTTGATCTTAACTGCAGGGTAAACTGCTAACTTTGAAGGGTATAACAACTTAGTTTGAGCGAGATCTTCAGTGGCTATATAACTATTCAATCTTTACAGCGGAGTAACAGAGAGTCCGAGACTATTGACTACAAAGTTCAACTATTAGATTCATCCAGTAAACATAGGACACTTGCAAAGACCCAAACTTAGCAATCAATGATGTGTTACCTGATAACACCTGTTGTCAGAGTGTGATCCAGACCAAACTGCATCCAACAACCCAGATGTACAAAAGTAGGTCAAAATGAGCTAAATAAATGCCATTAACAAATAGCAAACACTACTGctattataaatttataatgatgcccccccccccccccccaccccctcaacacacacacacacacacccttTCTCTCTGTCCAGCAATAGGTTATGTCTCCCAATTTGACCTGTCACAGCCAAAAGCGTTCACATTTGGAATATGTAAACTACTGCTGGACATATATCTTTCTGTTATGCCCATCAATCACAAACTTTTATGGACACATCTTTTTTCTGTTAGCCTTCTGTCCAGCAATACTTTACGTATTCTAATTATATAGGCACGTATCTCTTTGTCAAGGCCATCAATCACATAAAATCTTGCCCTCCTCTCCGTTCTATTCAACGCCGTATTTCTAAATCCTAAGTAGACAAATATCACTCTCAGTCACCCTTATCCAAATTTTCTTAGGTCTTCCCATACCTTCACAATCACATCATATGACCATTTTTGCCCTTCCCCTCTTTTGCAACAATTACTATTGATATACATTATGTCATCAATATTTTTGTTGCATTATTATCAACTTCAAAACATTTACATATTCCAACATCAAGAGTTTGGAATATATTTGGCACAACACTTGAAAACAATGCTTGCCAACATGCTCTAGAAACATACTAGGTTAAACTAGTTTACCGGATTCCCAATAGCAAAGACTTTCTGGCCAACAAGCAAGTCCGCAGATACACCAATGGGTATTGGCCTCAATTTATCTTTAGGTGCATCAATGGCCAAAACAGCAACATCCTTGTCTTGGTCGTACCCTACAATTTTCGCCTCGTAGGTAGATTGGTCGGCAAGAGTGACTCTGTGCATTACTAACATCATTTTAACAGTAAACCAGCATGGCACAATGAAAGAAACTTAATCCAAGAAATTTCACAACAAATGTAAGGCTTATGTCGTATTGATCCATAAAAGCATAAACAATAGAAACAAGTAGTTCTATTTATAGATGACTACTGTAAAATAAGGGAAATCTATTTGTTGTCAACCTATACAGACTTTCTAGATTCATCATGCACGGAACTCCCATGCCCCGTATATCTTAGAATAAAAACCCTTCACGTACTTAACAATTTAGAAACTGGTACATCAGAGACAGGAAAAAAAATCATATGCTATTATGGGCAACAATTTTTGCAATTTAGTGAAATTTGTCTTATGCTTAATAACACCTTCCGAGATTAGTCTAAGCAAAAGAATTGTATAAAGATAGATTCCTCCAGAGCATGGTCAGAATAAATATGAGTACAACGAGAAACATGACTGAAGGCAATGATACATGACACTTAGAAGTATACATGTACGACTAAGGCAAATAAAAAAGCAGTCCGTATAGATGTGGCATAGGAAGTAGAAATGATATAGAACGCTGCATTGTGTTCTGCAGAAAATTAAAATGACAAGGCAACCCCACTAGAATATCATTCTGTATTTTAGAGTATTGGTATTTCAATTACTCTCTTTCACTTCATTATTATAGTTTTTTTTTCACCACAGCACAGTTGACTTAACAAGCTTTCACAATCAATTAACCACCGAGTGGCAGTATGGACGACGAATGAAAAACTTCTTATCACACTAGCAATCACATTCAAACAAACAAAGGTTATATACATAAATAAGAGTATAGCATGAAAACTCCAATTTCTCAAGCAGACAGGCCAAAAAGTGCAGTAACATAATTAgacttttcacaaaaaaaaaaaaaaaaaaaaaaacgtcaacGACCAACCTGAGATCAGAGGCGCCACGAATAACATGATAATTGGTGACTATATGACCTTTCTTATCCCATACGAAGCCAGAGCCTGACCCTTGTGGTACCTCGAAAACGTCCAATGTGAACATGTCCTGCCTATAACCAAATCCATTCCCAGATATTAGAATTGTCAATGTTTAACTTCATGAAATGAAGTATTCAAATTTTTGTGTCCACTTAAACAGATGCAATTGTTACATGCCTGAATAAAGTATTAGAGAACAAAGTTCAATGTGAACATAAACCAAATCTCTTTCATGGATAACCGGCGTAGGCCCGTAAGCAATTACAGAACATTAGAATGAGAATTAATTTGTTGAGAATAAATCTGGTACTGTGTATGAAGTTTAAGATTTCTCTTCAAATTCATGATTGTATCAGTTATGTATGTCCGACTCTCCACATTACATTGTGTACCCCGTGTCCGACACTCGACACTCCGATATGGGCGTGACACTTggacacttcattttagaccaaaaaatgTGAGAATTTTCATGCAATAGCTGAGTCTGACAGTTTGACACTCACCCGTGTCGGATACTTCTAACCGAGTCTAAGTAACATATAAATATATGTCAATTAAGGAATTTGAAATTTACAAATACACGCATCAAGTTGCCTATTCAACTCTCTCACCTCCATTAATCATGCAACTAGCTGCTCCTACCACGTATAACTTTACGAGTTCAATTCAATTTCCTCGTCCCTACTTCGGCTATAATCTAGATAGCTCTAGTTTGATCAACAGCAATGTCCACAAATTCTTTCTGGATAAAAGAAGTCATCAAATAAGGAATGAACTACccatatatgaatatattgtgCTAACTAGTTTTCGGGACTAGTGTTGCAAGCATCTTCTTGACAAGTCTCTGACTCCAAGTTGATGGGTTATTACTGAGAGATCCTTGTAACTTGAACAAAGACACACTCAAGAATCTCCAGCTCACTTGATGCTCATGTTttttttaaagcttattttcTAAGAACGCCGAAGAGGATGCTTGAAGAACCTACCAAAATTCCTATATGTTACTTCAACACTAACTTTGGCCGCATGTCGAGGACGAAATGACACTCCTTCTGAGTTCTAACACAACATTTGGACAAGTTATTTAAGGATGAAAAATATGAAACTTCTTCACAAACTAGTCGTGTCAACTTTCCAATTACATGCATCCTTCTCCCATACTTGCAGCCAAGTAGGTGTGACATAGTTGCAAGCAAAAAACTCAAACATTTCCTCAAGGTAAAAGAAAAATGATTAGGACACAAACAACGTGCTCGGCCTTTTTCCGAAAGCGTGCCAATGACAGACTAGGGACCACCAAAAATGTATTAAAATGGATCTCTTACATTTCATAACCCCCGTTATATAATTGGATCATGCCCCTGGTTACGTTATAAGCCCATAGAAGAAGCCAATATATTTGCCAGAGTCAATCCAAATATCCAAAAGGCAAGACAAATATATTTGCAGCAGTTTACCAATATCTCGGGTGCTGGACAGCTGGTTCCGTTTTGGCAGATTATTATCCTATCTTCCAAGAAATGTAATTGGAAAAAGTTCAGTCTTGTCAAAGTTCACTTTTTAATCTCCGAAACCACCATTAAGCATAGTACATAAACCAAACTGGATGTAACACCAAGCACCAAGAAGCCTGATACTGATATAGAAATCTTTGGAAGTTAACTTGAACTGGCTAAGTCTAAGCAAACTACTTCATCATTCCATAATCCACTCAACTTTTCATTTCTGCAAAGAAACATCACCTTCACCTGGCTAAGTTCACTATTTCCATATCCATGAGTCAATGACCAATTATTCTTGAAACATTGGCAGTTAAATACTGCTCTCACGAGACAATTTCCATATCCATGAGTCAATGACCAATTATTCTTTGGTTCTCGATAAAGATGGAATAAAGTAAGATGACTCACTAAATTtgttgtgcttttttttttttttttaattgtgaaGTAGGAGTCCTCCGAGACAATTCTAGGCGCAATTTTCATTTCAAGTCATCTTGAAACAGTCTCTCGGCACGGGGTTCCTTACATCCCAATATCTCACCCTCCTACCTTGCAATTTGCAAGAGTCCTTGAAGCattgggtaatgttgttgtttatGATCCATGTGGAGAATGAAGCATTGAGAGAAAGGCAAATAAGTCTAA from Silene latifolia isolate original U9 population chromosome 3, ASM4854445v1, whole genome shotgun sequence harbors:
- the LOC141647872 gene encoding protease Do-like 1, chloroplastic isoform X2, with amino-acid sequence MAASTAYSSLIFCSFSSSPRNTTTTCKQSQSQSQSHAISKTNNTNPFISNSITNLPKLFTFLDKTHKFNYNYNYNYPSKSHFSLALDSLFLLCTSLAVSLTLFVADVDAFVVTTPRKLQTDELATVRLFQENTPSVVYITNLATKQDMFTLDVFEVPQGSGSGFVWDKKGHIVTNYHVIRGASDLRVTLADQSTYEAKIVGYDQDKDVAVLAIDAPKDKLRPIPIGVSADLLVGQKVFAIGNPFGLDHTLTTGVISGLRREISSAATGRPIQDVIQTDAAINPGNSGGPLLDSSGSLIGINTAIYSPSGASSGVGFSIPVDTVGGIVDQIVKFGKVTRPILGIKFAPDQSVEQLGVSGVLVLDAPPEGPAGKAGLLPTKRDGYGRLVLGDIITSINGKKVSNGSDLYRILDSCKVGDKVIVEVLRGDHQEKIPVTLEPKADES
- the LOC141647872 gene encoding protease Do-like 1, chloroplastic isoform X1, giving the protein MAASTAYSSLIFCSFSSSPRNTTTTCKQSQSQSQSHAISKTNNTNPFISNSITNLPKLFTFLDKTHKFNYNYNYNYPSKSHFSLALDSLFLLCTSLAVSLTLFVADVDAFVVTTPRKLQTDELATVRLFQENTPSVVYITNLATKQDMFTLDVFEVPQGSGSGFVWDKKGHIVTNYHVIRGASDLRVTLADQSTYEAKIVGYDQDKDVAVLAIDAPKDKLRPIPIGVSADLLVGQKVFAIGNPFGLDHTLTTGVISGLRREISSAATGRPIQDVIQTDAAINPGNSGGPLLDSSGSLIGINTAIYSPSGASSGVGFSIPVDTVGGIVDQIVKFGKVTRPILGIKFAPDQSVEQLGVSGVLVLDAPPEGPAGKAGLLPTKRDGYGRLVLGDIITSINGKKVSNGSDLYRILDSCKVGDKVIVEVLRGDHQEKIPVTLEPKADES